Within the Candidatus Zixiibacteriota bacterium genome, the region GCATTGTTCTTCTTTTTTGATGAAGACTCTCTGGGGCGCGACCAGTTCAGGTATTTCTATCTATCGGGTTCAAACCTGACCAATGAGACCGAGGTTTGCGAGATACCGCTCTCACTACCGCTTGCTGCAGGTGTTGGAGGACCCTATGCATATCAAATGTCCGGTGACACATTGGTTCTCATTAGCACCAATCTATCGGTGAGCGAAGAATTTGTGGATTATTTGGTGTTTGCTCTTGAGAATGGCACGCTTCTCCAGAAAAATTGGGTCGACTATACAATTGTGCCGACGGCGTATCAGTTTCTCACGTATACCTTCTCCGAAGGCGTCGGCTCCTATTACCTGATCTACCAAAAAGGTGTTCATGTCATGCGCCTTCCTTTTGAAACACCCTTCGCAGAAACGTCGCATAAGCAGCTTTTTTTTAATTCTGGCCACCTTCGTCGCCCCAGCATCACTCACAACGTTGATGAAGTATTGGTGGTTTCAGAATGGCAGGACACCTCCGCTGTTTGTCTCAAGGCTTCTTTATTGAAGGATCTGGATCGATTGACAGTGTATGCGGACCGCCGGCTTCTCACCGACGGCTGCAGACGCTTGAGGCCGCAGCTTCATAGAGCCGCCGGCAAGGAACTACTGGTCTGGCTTGAGGGGCCCTATGCCCTAAGTACGCCTTCATCAAGCGCGTCATCGATCGCTGAGTATTACTACTATCACAAGGCAACTCTGTTCTCGGGGTATTTGCCAAAGACTACCGACATGATTGATGAGGCAGTCAGCCTACCGCCAACACCCCTGCTGAACAGACATTCAGTCTGTCGGACCATAGGCGATACAGCATATGTAGGGGTAGCGAAAAACGATCTGTATAGAATTGGCAGAATCAATGTAAACACAGAGGCACTCATTGGCGGTTTGATCGACGGGAATGAGCGAGGGGAACTCGGGACACTTCTGGTCAACAATGACACCCTGCTTTGGCTGTCAGGGTTTGATTACTGCACGGAATGGGAGTGGTTCCAGTGTATCTATTATTTCTGGGGATATAACGGCATCGCCATACGCAACGGCCAAATAATTGACAAGGGCACTTACCACACTCCGCCGTACTCTGTAGAATATTACGAATTTCCCTGGTTGAGTGATTTACGGTCGTTTGTGATTATGGATGGGTATGGTGTGAGAGACCTCCCCTTTCTAACCGAATTCGGAGAGCTTAGGGAAATTGATTTCGAATCGAAGGAATTGGTTCTTTTTAAGGACTTATCGTGTCTGGGATGTGAGGCTGCGATTTATCCGACTGTCTATGGCAATGTCGTGGTTCGCTATTATGCTTCCTCCCGTAACATAGGGGTCACAGTCTACGACTATTGGTGGAACAACGTGATTACGACTACCACACTTACTCTAGAGGATCAGCCAATAGAGTTCTCCGAATTCGTCTATCTCCCAGATGACAGAAAAGTGGTTTTTGCTTATTCCGCTTACGTGCCCGAGCCCTATGCCGCTGTGCGCACCTTCGTCAGA harbors:
- a CDS encoding FlgD immunoglobulin-like domain containing protein — protein: MSYRRLFIFVSTAASLVVLAPAVSSGNGLDITLSAPSILDTTRLFYPVGDFDLVSPPYSEVYGAASRGRSHVLTVIYAVISGGSGAGNHWSLIRSDYDGNLIDTLPKPGNFAGNWYNFETVLSSDSLFYVFFRDNTRATCYRIREDLTFVDDSPIIVGESDDAEVSYHVEGHTLWTISTFDYDSVCVSVFDFDLLAPIVENVKIGHRQLWSSVASDKLYMCTAPWDSAYFGAFYIDKSGTVTRLQNIKMDGFVKNNISCFSGLPCGADSALFFFFDEDSLGRDQFRYFYLSGSNLTNETEVCEIPLSLPLAAGVGGPYAYQMSGDTLVLISTNLSVSEEFVDYLVFALENGTLLQKNWVDYTIVPTAYQFLTYTFSEGVGSYYLIYQKGVHVMRLPFETPFAETSHKQLFFNSGHLRRPSITHNVDEVLVVSEWQDTSAVCLKASLLKDLDRLTVYADRRLLTDGCRRLRPQLHRAAGKELLVWLEGPYALSTPSSSASSIAEYYYYHKATLFSGYLPKTTDMIDEAVSLPPTPLLNRHSVCRTIGDTAYVGVAKNDLYRIGRINVNTEALIGGLIDGNERGELGTLLVNNDTLLWLSGFDYCTEWEWFQCIYYFWGYNGIAIRNGQIIDKGTYHTPPYSVEYYEFPWLSDLRSFVIMDGYGVRDLPFLTEFGELREIDFESKELVLFKDLSCLGCEAAIYPTVYGNVVVRYYASSRNIGVTVYDYWWNNVITTTTLTLEDQPIEFSEFVYLPDDRKVVFAYSAYVPEPYAAVRTFVRSIDFDYPTTAEEIQAELPAQFRLSQNYPNPFNPSCVIEYSLPKSCHTKIGVYNILGQKVTTLVDELKPAGNHSVEWNGTNQSGQPAASGIYFYKMEAGDYVGSKKMLLLK